TTTATGAAATTTAGATTCTTCTTTTATAACACTtgtttctttttacttttaaactattttttcgTTTATGTTTAGATATATGTTCCTATTTTATGTCATGTTATGAGGTCACATATGTCCTTCAACATTCAATAGTTAGTTCAAATGTCTTTAATTTAACTTGAGCCTCCAAATTACCTAATTTTAGTTAGTTGATTAATAAGTGGAAAAAgtggagaaaatcatgttgggagcGTCATCTCCGAATGGGCCCTGTAGAGTGCGATCTGAATTTAGTCGAAGCTCCAATGTGGGCTTCGGATATCGAGTgggaaaacaaataaaaagtggAAAAAGATCAAATATATCCTTAAAATATGCAAATTTGAGCAGATATCCCCTTtgttaattaatatgaaaaagaacTTTCGTCAAGCGAGGTTGCGTGCCTAAGGATAACACTTAGCTATGACAAAATTAAACATTCTACTCCATATAAATCGTCTTTTAGAACATTGATTAAACAATTTAGCAGTACAGATTAGGGGTGCTGATCGTGTGGATACAATTTTGCTTAATGGTTTGGCCTATAGGATATCGATTTTTAAATTTGCTAATCCACTAGCCAATCAATAAGATATCGGTTGGTTTTATCGGACAGTTATTGGACGGTGTATCGACTAACCTCTACTTTTTTTTCCATGAATGTTAAAAAAAGGACTTCTTTTCACTATTTTAAATGcagttaaattataaaattcttctatattgcaaaaaaatatagaatagTAGTAATATAATAGTTAATACAATAGAAAAGTATATAGGTTTTTCAGTTTTTGGCTTTACGATTTTAGGActaacaatatataatatattgtggCAAAATATTAAACGAGGCTAATATATCTAAGATAAAAGTGTAAGTATGGTAAGTCTTAACGGTTAACGGTTTATTCGATAAGGAAATTCAATAATCCTCCCTCACACCAATCGTTTATTTGATAAGTCAATACCAATAAGccaataaattaattttgcGATTGACTTATAAGTTAGGGTTCAATTTTGAACACCCCTAGTACAAATTCTTGTTATTGCCATACGCAAcgattgatttatttttaaacaaaaaaaatggacTCTTTTGCAAAGCCAAATTTAGACTTATCGAAGAACTTCTTCATTTGTAACAAGAATAACAAATAGAGAAAATTAAACAAGACAAAGAAAtggtaattaaattaaacttggTGGTCACATACTCACATTATTTAATCTTGTGAATTTGAACGTAAATTGGCTATGAAATCTCAATCTGATTCTCTTGAACAAAGAATAATATTTGATCAATTATACATTAGCGTAAAACTCATATGTCGTAAATTTAGACGAATTCAGTAACTTTTATTATATAGAATTCAAAAAATAAGTATACATAATTAATTACGAAACCAATTACTAATTAAGACAAGTGATGACAAATTCAGAatttataaactttaaataatGTTTACGTCTCTATTAGTTTTGGCTGTAGTACAAATAAGTTCTCTTATTAGAAAATGCAGAAGTCATAAGCACTTTGGAGAAACCATTGTATTTGTTGTCTTTTTTTGCTAAGCAAATCTCTGCTATTTTATTGAACATTTCATGCTTCTTTATAAAAGGTTGAGCTGCGTATTCCTCAATAGCCATCCACTGCAAATATtacaaaagaataaaattattcaataattaagaaatctttttttggcattaataaaacttaaattatagTTTATTAataatcaaactaataaaaatcCAATCATACTTAATTTTACCTACTAAATGTCCCTActaaaaatatcaaactaaTGAAAATTTGCTATCACTAAATTTTACTTATAAAGTCATATAACTAATTTTTGCCGCAATAAAGTCACTAAACTTTATGTGTGGTGTACGTAGTAGAGCCACGACTATTAATCACTATATTATAAGATACTATCCACAATCATCATTACTAGTCAATATCATTCCAAATCGACACACATAATCACCATCGTTAGTCATTACCATCACAAATTTCCACATaagttttttcaaatatttcattgataaaatattagatcaacttaatattttatttgaatattatatttattatattttaactaaagacaatttttttacaTTCAGATATTGAGAAAACAAATAGTGTTAACTATTTGGTATTAAGTTCTTAATGCAATAtacattttaatatatgtatatgtatattcaTATTTAGAATTCTAAATCGTAATGTACATCTTAATAATCAAATATTCACTCAAATTCAAACGTATCAatcttataaaaagaaataaggcCTACATACACACCTGCGCTCCCTCGATTTCAGAATCTTGCTTCTGGATGTTATAAGCGAGTGGTTTTAGCATGCAAACAAAGAATAAATCCGATTTCCCAAAGAATGATTTATGACTTTGCCTGtaataatacaaataataatttttagtcatataaataattatttaaataaagaaaatgaaataattatgaaaTCACAATATccttaattaaaaaatgttCATATATTAAAGAATTAAAAGGCACATgagattaattaattacctgAATGCAAGTAGCTCTACAAATTCTGCTTTGATCTGATGAAATTCATGATAAAACCAAAAATTATtactaattaaataaaagatgaaattatAAGTAATTGTTagaaacttaattaattaattgtattgAACTTACTCCAGCTTCTTCATGTACTTCTCTTATAGCAGCATCACATATATCCTCCCCCTGTTGTTTGgaaataactaattaagtttatttcatTATTAGAATTAATTTGTTGCAATGTAAATATTACCGTCCtccatctcaatttatatgatattgcttgacttgacacaaagttttaaaaaacaaattaaattttatggtctaaaataagttgtaaatatttgtgtgactataaattattttattgagaGATCAGTTGGTAGCTGGTTAGAGTAGCTATGtatgtattagtaatatatGAATTAGTGATGAGGAAATTTGTATATTACTTTATGCATGAATTAGTTATTCACGTATTAGTTATTTCATCTTATATCTTGCATAAAATTGTAGATAGATTCTCGCAtaacttatatatgtattagttattcaGGTTTCAAAATTGCAAATCAAATACTatagtaataattttatatatagtcCTAACCAACTATGTACCAAACATGGTATTACTTATGCATGATCAAATACATGTATTACTCCTAATAATAtaaaagtaagtcatataaattacGACAAAGATAGATAGAGAGTAAAGGTTCGAAATAGTGGTGATGATAATTCATAATTACCTCATCAACAACCCCAGTAGGCAGTTTCCACACCCCTGTGCCCTTGAATGTCCCATTTTTTTCTTGGACTACTAATACCTGTGCAAATATTATTAACATATGTCATGTTAATATAATATGGTTTGAAAGTAGTATTATGTCCCATATATCAATTTATGTAACGATGTTTAATTAACTGGGTGCATAACGGTATTTGACTTTGACATGTACATAtgtaattttgtgattttaaatatgtCGAGATACATACCTCTCCATTATCATTAATAACAAGAGCCCCAATACCAACTCTGTGAGAAGCATTTGCAGGAATAGTATGAGGAGTTTGAGGAATCCAATACACCAACATCAAGTATGTTGCCTCTGCATGATGATACCAAAATCCTTCCTGCACACcaataaaatatacacaaattaagttatcaatttttaatatttttttgtctcgatttatgtaatttttaaaaaaagttagagTTAATTTAACgtattttaaaactaattaagattAGATCAACTCAAAAAGTCCTAAatatattgaattttgaaaaagtaaaaagtatcacataaattaatatGAACAAGACCAGAGATAGTAGTATATTGGTGTTGTGagttaataaattaaattttgtttagtAGGTTGGCATTCACGTACCTTGACTGCATCGTTAACTAGGTGGGCATATTCTATATGCAATTTAATCCAAACACCCTTCTTTCCctgaaacaaaaaattatatactcTCACTTTAATTTTACCAAAGGTATATATCTTATAATTTTAAGCATATTATAACTATAGAAAACGTAAAATAGAAGGTTTAATAAGAATCAAtaacttttactttttttaataattattatttttggccGTGTGATATGTTTAACATCACAACATTAGAGGGTATTTTTCGTATATTttacataactttaattttgaTTCACAAGATTGGAAAGTTTTACTTACTCTTTTTAAACTTTGTATCAAGTTAAActagatcattctttttagaaCGGAGGAATACCTGATTCGTCCATTGTGAAATGGATGCCCTAAGCATAGCAATGAATTTGATAGAATCCATTGACTCCTTGATATGTACATTCATGCCTCCATATGCATCTTCATCAGCCTCAAATACTTGTCTATTTTCCTCCATAACTCCTTCAAATATTGTTGAATTTCTTTCAACAACTTGCCTATGAATTTTATCAAATGGAGAACCtaacaagctttatatatatagaaaaataattattattatattaccaTCTGTTGACCACTATTATTTATCCTGgtgagaaataaattaaaagcattggatataaatataatagtaACAATTAGCCATCAAAATGAGAAGCGGTCTTACAAGTTGATCAACTAATTTTGACccaacttttattttcaaaGGGGAAAAGTCAAAAACGACGTTAAGTTagataaaattgaacaaaaatatatatgtcatTAATAGTTTGATTTATTACttaatttgatgaaaaatgtcatttttctaataaatatatagttattattttctggctaaacatattttttttacatccTGTTAATATGCTTTAAACTTGAATCAAATACTTAGATGAGTACAATCAGTGGCAGCTCTAGAGCTTTGAAAAAAAGAGGCAATTGCCTTAGCCCCAAAATTTGAGGggcctcattttttaaaaaaattaataggttataagtatttttgtcaaaaaaacaTATTGAGTAGTATttgtagaaaattaaaaaaaaaatcataaaagagCAAAGAAGTAATAGAAGTTTGACAAATTATGAATACTATGATTCAAGAAAAGCTTAAATAATTggctataataaattttataaaagatatatattcGAATTTAAGACCTCTATTCGAATTTAGCTTTAGGCCACCAATTTATTAAAGCCGCCCATAAGTACAATACCCAAAAAGTATTCCAAAAGAGAATGGAGGAAACTCATATGACAGTTTTGACTTTTGAGACGTAAGCTAACACGTTGTTCGATGAAAGACAAATTTTATATACACTTAGATATCggagcccgtgc
The DNA window shown above is from Solanum stenotomum isolate F172 chromosome 6, ASM1918654v1, whole genome shotgun sequence and carries:
- the LOC125867889 gene encoding nudix hydrolase 2-like; translation: MEENRQVFEADEDAYGGMNVHIKESMDSIKFIAMLRASISQWTNQGKKGVWIKLHIEYAHLVNDAVKEGFWYHHAEATYLMLVYWIPQTPHTIPANASHRVGIGALVINDNGEVLVVQEKNGTFKGTGVWKLPTGVVDEGEDICDAAIREVHEEAGIKAEFVELLAFRQSHKSFFGKSDLFFVCMLKPLAYNIQKQDSEIEGAQWMAIEEYAAQPFIKKHEMFNKIAEICLAKKDNKYNGFSKVLMTSAFSNKRTYLYYSQN